A section of the Perognathus longimembris pacificus isolate PPM17 chromosome 7, ASM2315922v1, whole genome shotgun sequence genome encodes:
- the C7H1orf216 gene encoding UPF0500 protein C1orf216 homolog — translation MFPIQPGLAEGAQYLGALPPAVCQPELQPDSNSNFMESAKDANENWHEMPSKVEPMLMRSSSESPSSNQAFQATGLLGRVVRSPPEGAEIPGVEPEKLGGVGNVCSPLEDIGYASSSLSIDSLSSSPEPTCGTPGGPGPPDPFLPSVVQAVQQLQAQERYKEQEKEKHHVHLVMYRRLALLQWIRALQHQLVDQQARLQESFDTILDNRKELIRCLQQRAAPSKPQDQG, via the coding sequence ATGTTCCCCATCCAGCCAGGGCTAGCAGAAGGGGCCCAGTACCTGGGGGCCCTGCCTCCGGCAGTATGTCAGCCCGAACTCCAACCAGACAGCAATTCCAACTTCATGGAGAGTGCCAAGGATGCCAATGAGAATTGGCATGAGATGCCAAGCAAAGTGGAGCCTATGCTGATGAGGAGCTCCTCTGAGTCACCCTCCAGCAACCAGGCCTTCCAGGCCACTGGACTTCTTGGCAGAGTGGTCCGCAGTCCCCCAGAGGGTGCAGAGATTCCTGGCGTTGAGCCTGAGAAGTTGGGTGGTGTCGGCAATGTGTGCTCCCCTCTGGAGGACATTGGCTATGCCAGCAGCTCCCTGAGTATCGACAGCCTTAGCAGCAGCCCAGAGCCCACCTGTGGGACCCCTGGAGGTCCTGGTCCTCCAGATCCCTTTCTGCCCTCTGTGGTCCAAGCTGTGCAGCAACTGCAGGCTCAGGAGCGCTACAAAGAgcaggagaaggagaaacacCATGTGCACTTGGTGATGTACCGTCGCCTGGCACTGCTTCAGTGGATCCGGGCCCTGCAGCACCAGTTGGTTGACCAGCAGGCCCGGCTGCAGGAGAGTTTCGACACTATCCTAGACAACAGAAAGGAGCTTATTCGCTGtctccagcagagggcagcaccatccaagccccaggaccagggttaA